The sequence below is a genomic window from Amycolatopsis sulphurea.
GGATGCGGCGATGCCGGCAATTAGCGTCCCGGGTCGTCTGGTGGCCGAACATGCGGCGCACTGATGGACACTGGTGATGAGGGTCGGAGCTACTTGCCGCAAAGCAAGATTTTATCGCAGACTGGCACTCCGGTCGAATAATTGCAGGAAAGGTGTACCAGGTCGACCGAGGTGTGCTACAGGAAGATCATGATTGTCGCCGACTATTTATGGCATAGGGTAACCGTGGATGCGGCGAATGGTATTTCGTTGGTTTACTGCGGGAGTAATTCGGGGTGATCGGGGGTTATGCGGGGTTTGCCGAAGATCGCCGATGCAGGGGCACCACAGGGGTAGGAATTCAGAGGGGAATGAGAGTGTTTGCAATGGGCAAGAGGCCCGGCCTGCCCGGCCGGGTGCTGATCACCGTCGCCGCTACGGCCGTGTTGACGGGGTTCGCGACCCCGCCGGTTTGGGCCGACGCCGTGCCGGTGGTGCCGTCGATGCCGTCGGTGAGGGCGTTGGCCGAGGCGCCCGTCGACCCTGCCGTTCCGCCGGCGACCCGGGTGCCGGAGGCGACTCAGGGCGAGAGGGTGGAGGCGGTCCGGTCGTTGGGACTGGACATCGACAACGGCTGGCTCGTCCTGCGTGACCACGATTTCGTCTTCAAGATTTTCGACACCGCCGACCCGGTGCGGTTCCCGCTGGTGAAAGAAGGCGCGCTGCAGGCATTCCGGGATGGCGATACGGCGTCGACGTTGTTCATCCGGTCCGGGGTCACCGAACTGGCCGGGCGTGATCGGGACAACTACGCGCGTGGGCGGTTGGAGCGTGACCAGGCGCGGCGATTGAAGCAGAGCGCTGCCGCGCTCGTCGCGATGCCGGTTACTGATCAGCAGCTCGATCTGGGTTACCGTGACTTCATTTACGACTTGTGGCATTTCGTGACCGGCTATCCGAAGGTCAAGGCAGCTGCGCTCGCGGCCTACGGGGCGTCGGAAGCCGAGCAGAAAGTCTTTCTTGCCAACGGTTTGCTCGCGGCGAAGCGACAGGACCAGACGGACGCGATCAACGCCGACAAGGACCGTGACGAGGCGGAGAAAGTACGGCTGGCGGCACGGGACGCCCGGCAGAACGCGGCCACCGTCGTCGGATTGCAGACCACCGACGTGATGCTCGATCTGGCCGACGACTTCTTCATCCGGAAGATCCTGGAGAAAGCGGCGCCGGGGACCCAGATCGCCATTGCCGCTCAGGCTTCCTTGAGCAGTGCGGTTCCGGCAGATTGGAAGGCTTACCTTGCCACTGGCATTTATGCCGCGCGTGATCGCGATGTCGCGGTAGAGAACGAAAAGAAGGCTGCGGAGAACCGTCGGGTCGTACGGGAGATCAAGGCCCGCGCCGAGAATGGTGGAATGCGGCCCCGCCTGGTCGCCGCCGCTGTCGCCGCGCTTGCCGGCTCCGACCACGACATCGAGGCCTTCCTGCAAACCGGCCAACATGCTGTGCCGACGCAGTCGCTGGAAGCGACTACCTCCGGTGTCCGTGGCGCGTACGTCGCCAGTAACGGTGGCAGCACTTACATTGTCCGGGGTGAGCCCGGCACTCGGAGCACTGCGAAGCTGACCGACGCTACCTGGACGATCAAGGATGGCTTGGCCGACCCGAATTGCTTCTCGCTGGAGTCCACCCAGTTCGAGGGCAGTTACCTGCGCGCCGACGGCGACATGGTGAAGCTCGCCGCCAATGACGGTGGTACCCCGTTCAAGAACGACGCAACCTGGTGCGCCAGCCCGGGCACGTCGGGTTCCGGTGTGTCGCTGGAGTCCTACTCCCACCGTGGCCACTTCTTGCGCCACTGGGGCGGCCAGGTGTATGCCGCCGCCAGTACCGACAGTGGCACCTACAACGCCAGCTGGCTGTTCAAAGAGGACACCACCTGGTCAGTGGTCGACCCGGACCCGGAGGTGACCACGCCGATCACGTTGCGCTGGAAGAACGACGACGCCCTCCGCGCCAAGCTGGGCGCCCCGGTTGCGCCCGAGGTGTACGACGCGTTCGGCGGCGGGGTCCGTTACCGCGACTACGCCGGCGGCCGGATGTACTGGAGCGCTGCGACGGGTGCGCACGCGGTCACCGGTGCAGCGTTGGAGAAATACCAGAGTGCTGGCGAATACCGTTGGAAACTGCCCACCATCGACACCACTCCGACGCCGAATGTCGAGGGCAGCTTTACTCACGTGCAGAACGGCGGCTCGATCTACTGGTCGCCCGCCACCGGTGCGCACCTGATCTACGGCGCGATCGGCGACCACTACGCCCGGCTCGGCTGGGAACGTTCCTACCTCGGTTTCCCCACCAGCGACGAAATCCAGGCCGGGAATCTGCGCCGTAACACCTTCCAACACGGCGTCATCGATCATGACCCGGCGACCGGCCGGACCCGGGACTACCGGACCTGACCCGGCGGCACGGAACCGGGGTCACCCCGTCACGCGCGAGGCGGCCCCGGTTCCGGCGATAGTCCTTGCACTGCTGAGCGTCGGTCAAATTAGATCGTCCTGTCACGCTAAAGTGTCCGCAAGGCCTCCGGTGTTCAGGTTCCTCATGGCGACGAACTACCTGCCGAAGACCTCTGGTCCCCGATTCCCGACTCGCCGGATCCCCGGTGTGCTCGAAAGGTCCCCCCACCATGCGAAAAGCCCGATTTGTCGCGCTCGTGTCACTTCTGGCCCTCGGTCTCGGTATGTGCACGACGGTCGGCGCGGACGCCGCGCAGGAGCGCACCTGGTGCGCCCGCAAGGGCTCGGTCGCCATCCTCGGCACCTCGGCCGACACCGGCTACGCCACCACCGGCTACCGGTCCGCCACCGACACCTACGCGCCCACCACCTACGGGTGGGCCACGAAATTGGCCAACGACCTGCACGCGGAATGGGGTACCGAAACCCGCAACCACTCGCACAACGGCGCGCTCGCCGCCGACTACCTGCCCGGCGGCCGCTGGGCGGACACCACCGGCGCGCTCGCCGACCTGACGGCTCACACCCCGGATCTGGTCCTCGTCGACCTCGGCGGCAACGAGCTGATCTCACAGGCCGACCCCGCGAAATTCCGGGGCGATCTGGAGAAGGTGATCGACGGTATCCGCGCCGCGCGGCCCGGGGTCGACATCCTGATGTCCATCTACGCCGAGCTGAAGTGGACCCCGAACCCCTATGGCGGCTCGGTCCAGCGTTACACCTGGGACCAGTATGCCTCGGTGATCCACCAGACCGCGGTCGCCAAGGGCACCGCGCTGGTCGACCTGCGGCAGTACATCCCGCCCGCCGGCTCGGCGAACCTGCCGAACCCGAGCCCGTGGAACGCCGACGGCATCCACCTCAACGACGCCGGGAACCTCGCCGAGTACGGCATGTGGTGGGGCTGGACCTCCAGCATCGGCAGCATCTGCTGAGTCCAGCACCTTCCCGGCTGAGTGTCCGGCTCCCTGATCACCCGGGCCGGTGGGGCGAACGCATGACCGGGTGCTGCGGTGGGCAGTGTGTCGGCAAAGTTGGTGTGGAGGTCTGTGAAGGGGCCCTTCACGGACTCAGAGTCCGTGAAGGGCCCCTTCACCGACCTGAAGCCGGTCCGGCGCACGCCACGAGGTGGTCGCACACACCTCAGCATCGCCCGCTGCCGTGTCCCCGACCAACTTTGCCGGAACCCTGCTGCGGTGGGCATGCGCTGGGCAGTTCGCATTGCTCCCATGCTGAGCGGATCATGACGCCCGTCGTTCGAGGGCGAACCGGGTCGCGTGACCACGGTGCCGCTGAGCATGGTGGGCAGTTCGGCCGGAAACGGGGTAGCTGCATTGATTCGCCCGGGCCGTGGGGTCGTTGCATGCCCGGTGATCGTTGAAGGAGTGCTGCGCCGGGCGGCTCACGCGGACACCCCGCCAACCACCGCACCCACGGCTACGCTGCGTCGTGTGACTGCTCCGGAGATCACGCTGCTGCCGCCGTCCGCGGCCGGGGACATCGCGCTCGTGGCCGCGGTGAGTGACCTGGTCAATCTGGTCTACGCGGAGTCCGAGACGGGCCTCTGGTCCGGCGCGGTCGACCGCACCACGCCCGCCGAGGTGGCCGGGTTCGTCGCCGCGGGGGAGATCGCGGTGGCGCGGCTCGGCGGCCGGCTGGCCGGCTGTGTCCGGGTGTGCCGCCTCGCCGACGACACGGGGGAGTTCGGCATGCTGGCCGCGTCGCCCGAGGTGCGCGGCACGGGGCTGGGCCGGGCGCTGGTCGCCTTCGCCGAACGGCACAGCCGCGCGGCCGGGCATCGCCGGATTCAGCTGGAACTGCTGGTGCCGCGCGACGGTACCCACCCGGCGAAGGATTTCCTCGCCCGCTGGTACCGCAGGCTCGGTTACGAGGTGGTCCGGACCACTACCCTCGACGTGGATTTCCCGCACCTCGCGCCGCTGCTCGCGGTGCCGTGCGAATTCCTGGTGTACCACAAGGATCTCACCCCGGCCTGAGGCCTTCCGTGCGAGACGGACCGCGCCCCGCCGTGCGATCATCGGGACAGACCCGCCGTCGACCAGGAAACGAGGCCGATGACCGAGCTGTCCCCACCCCAGGCACGGACCGTCGCGCGCCGGGCCCGTGCGGCGACCTGGATCGTGTTCGCGCTCAACGGTTTCGCGGTCGGCATGTGGGTGGTGCATATCCCGGTGGTCGAGCGCGCCGCGGGGATCTCGCACCCCGCGCTGGGCGCGCTGCTGCTGGTGCTCGGCGGCGCCGCGCTCGCCGGGATGCAGGTCGCCGGCCGGCTGGCCGACCGGTTCGGCAATCACCGGATCGTGCCCGTCGCGGGGATCCTGCTCGGGGTGGCGCTGGTGCTGCCGGGGCTGGCGGGGAACTGGTGGACGCTGGCGCTGGCCCTGCTCGGGTTCGGCTTCTTCAACGGCTCGCTCGACGTCGCGATGAACGCGCAGGCGGTGGTCGTGGAACGGGCCTACTCGCGGCCGATCATGGCGGCGTTCCACGCGATGTGGTCGATCGGCGGGGCGCTGGCCTCGGTGGCCGGTGCGGCGGTGCTCGACGCGGGGCTGCCTGCCGTGGTCTCGCTCGGCGGCACCGGGCTGCTGTGCGCGCTGGTGGTGGCCGTGGCCGGCCGGTTCCTGCTGGCCACGCCCGCGGCCTCGGCGCAAGAGTCCACTGTGGACGAGAGGAAGAGCCCGCCGGCCCGGCTCGTCTGGCTGCTCGGCCTTCTCGCGCTCGCCATGATGCTGTCCGAGGGCGTGGCGAACGACTGGTCGGCGCTGTACCTGCGCGACGGGCTGGGCACCTCGGAGAGCACCGCCGCCCTGGCCTACGGTTCGTTCGCGGTCGCGATGACGGTGGGCCGGTTCGCCACCGACCGGGTGGCCGCGTTCGCCGGGCCGGTGGCGGTGATGCGGTACGGGTCGGCGCTCGCCGCGCTCGGGCTGACGGTCGCGTCGGCGTCGCCGTGGGTGCCGTTGTCCCTGATCGGCTGGGCGGTGTTCGGGCTGGGCCTTTCCGGCGGCGTTCCGCAGCTGTTCACCGCGGCGGGAAACCTGGACACCCGCGCGTCCGGCGCGTTGATGGCCCGCGTGGTCGGCGTCGGCTACCTCGGCCTGCTCTCGGGCCCGGCGATCATCGGCGGGCTGGCGCACTTCATGCCGCTCAACGTCACGTTCGTGCTGCCGATCGTCTTGTGCCTGCTCGGGGTGATCTTCGCCCCGGCGCTCAAGCCCCGGTGACCCGGACGCTCAGGGGTGGCATCGTGCCGCCGGGAGGGTCCGGCCGCCGCCGCTGAGGACCACCGTGGCCAGCTCGGCCAGGCTGTCGTCCGACAGCAGGGTGCAGACGATCTGGTCGACCGCGGTCGCGGACAGCGTGGTGACGTCCGAGTGCAGGTTCGCCTGCACGCTCACGCCGGCAGTCGTCACCGTGGCGGGCAGGGCGGTCTTCGGCACCTCCGTGGTGAAGCCTCCCTCGCCGGACCGGCCGTCCGGTCCGGCGGCCAGCATGCCGATCAGCCCGGCCGGCTCCGGGGGCGGGCCTGAGCGCGACACCGGGGTCACCGAGCCGCCCCGGACGAAGTACAGCACCACGTCCTGCCCCGCCCCGGGGGCCGCGGTGCCGGACCGGCCGGGCGGGTAGGCCGGTCCGCTCGGTGCTCCGTTACCCGGGATCACCCCGCTGGGCCGCACTCCGCATCCGGTGGCCAGCAGCGCGACCGCGGCCAGCACGCACACCGTCCGGCGGGTCACTGCTCCACCTCCGTCGTGCGGGGCAGCCACACCGCGAACACCGCGCCGCCGCCGGGCGCGTTGGCCGCGGTCAGCTGCCCGCCGTGCAGGCGGGTGTTCTCCCAGGAGATGGCGAGCCCGAGCCCGCTGCCCTCGGAACGGCCGCGCGCGCTGTCTGCTTTGTAGAACCGCTGGAACACGTGCGGAAGCACTTCCTCGTCGAGCCCGGGGCCGGAATCGGCGACCTCCATGCGCACCCCGGCGGCGTCGCCGGTCAGCCGCACGGTCACCGGGGTCTCGCCGTGCCGCAGCGCGTTGCCGACCAGGTTGGCCACGATCACGTCCAGCCGGCGCGGGTCCACCCTGGCCCGGATGCCGTCCGGCAGGTCCGCCTGGACCTCGTCGGTGAACCCTCGGGTGCGCAGCGTCATCCGGATCGCTTCGGCCAGGTCGATGTCGTCGAGCGCGAGCGAAGCCGTGCCGGAGTCGAAGCGGGTCACTTCGATCAGGTCGTTCACCAGCCGTGTCAAGTTGTGCGTCTCCCGGCTGACCAGCCGCACGGCCTGGCCGGACACGCCGGGCAGCCGTTCCGACTCGGCGTCGAGCATGTCGGTGACGGCGGTCATCGCGGCGAGCGGGGTACGCAGCTCGTGCGAGACGTCGGCGACGAACCGGCGCGCGTCCGCCTCCATCCGGCGCAGCTCGCCGACGTGCTTCTGCAGGGATTCCGCGGTCGAGTTGAACGTCCCGGCGACCGCGGCCAGTTCGTCACCGCCACGCACGGTCAGCCGGGTGTCGAGATCGCCCTCGCCGAGCCGGTGCGCCGCGCGCTGCAGCTCGTGCACCGGCCGGAGCACGCTGCGGGCGGCCAGCAGCGCGAGCAGCATGGCCAGCAGCAGGCCACCGCCGCCGGTGAGCCACGCGTCGCGGGCCAGTCCGGCGATCGTCTCGCTCTCGTTCTCGAACGTCCGCAGCTCGTACACCTCGATGCCGGACGGGAAGGTCGGTGCGTGCTTCGAGCCGCCGGTGATCTGCAGCTGCGATCCGATCACCAGCGCGGTGACGCCGTCGTGGGCGATCCGCTGCCAGGCCACCTGCCCGGATCCCACCTTCGCGCGCAGCTCCGGAGTGATGTCCGAAACGGGCAGGTCGCCCTGGTACAGCGAGCCGGCGAGCGCGGCAACGGTGACGGTGCGGCCGCGCAGCTTCTCGACGATGTCGTTCAGCTGGGCCGGATCCGGGGCACCGGTCCGCAGCGGATACATCTGCTGGAGCTTGTTGGTCATGTCGACCACGGCGCTGTCCTGCGCCTGCTGCACGATCGCGTCCCGCGCCCGGACATAGCCGATCCCGGCCACCGCACTCGCGGTCACCACGCTCAGCAGGGCGAACGCGAGCAGCAGGCGCGCCTGCAGCCCCCAGTTCCGCCAGAGCTTCACAGCGGTCCGAAGCGGTAGCCGAAACCACGGACGGTCTGCACGTACGCCGGGGCGCCCGGATCGTCCTCGATCTTCGAGCGCAGCCGTTGCACGCAGGCGTCCACCAACCGGGAGTCACCGAGGTATCCCTGGTCCCACACCGATTCGAGCAGCTGCTGGCGGCTGAGCACCCGGCCGGGCGAGGCGGACAGTTCGAGCAGCAGGCGCAGTTCGGTGGGCGCGAGCGCGACCGGCCGGCCGTGCTTGGCCACCACCAGGCCGGCGCGGTCGATGGCCAGGTCCCCGTGCCGTTCCGGCCCCGCCTCCGCCGCACCGGCCTGGCGCGGTTCGCCTCCGGTGCGGCGCAGCACCGCCCGGATGCGCGCCTCCAGCACCCGGGCCTGTGCGGGCTTGACCACGTAGTCGTCGGCACCGGCCTCCAGCCCGGCGACCACGTCGATGTCGTCGTTGCGCGCGGTGAGCATGATGATCGGCAGATCGCCGGAGGCGCGGATACGGCGGCACACCTCGAATCCGTCCATGCCGGGCAGCATCAGATCGAGCACCACCACGTCGGCGGTGCCGCCGGTGAGCCGGGCGAGTCCCTCCTCTCCGGTCTCCACGGCTTCGACCGTGTGGCCTTGGTAGGTGAGGGCGATCTGCAGGCCCTCCCGCACGGCCTGGTCGTCTTCGATGAGCAGCACCCGGGGCATGGTTCTCACTATCGCAGCAGTGATCGGTGCCCGCCCGTCCGGCTCCCGGACAGTCCACAGCGGACACCACCCGACAGCGTCGTGGTGGTGCTTCACCGCGGGGTGCGCGGCAGGTCATGAACCGGTAACGGACGCCGGCTGTCACAGAGCTGTTACAGAGCCGTCGGACTGCCCGGACATCGTCCGCACCGGCCGGGCACACCGGCCTCCGAAACTGGCTGCATGCTCCGCTTCCTGCTCAGTCCCCGGCTGCTGACGGCGATCACCCGGCTGATGGGCGTACTGCTGCTGCCCGTCGCGTTCGTCCGGGCGCCCGGCCGTGCCCGATACCTGGCTTGCCAGTGGGCGCTGGGCCTGCGGTATCCGGCCGAGGATCTGGCCGGGCTGAACGCGGCGGCCCGTGCGGCGTTCACCCGCGCCCGCACCGAGGCGTTCTGGCGGGACGGGCAGCTGATCGGCCTGACGTCGGGCCACCGCGACGCGGCCGAGCAGTACCGGCTGTTCACCGAGGAGGTCCGCCGCACCGGTTCGGTCTCCGAGGCGCGGCGGCTGGTGCTGCCGCCGGAGGAGTCCGCGCACGTCGGCGGGACGGCCATGGACGTGCGCCCGACCGAGGGCGCGGCCTGGCTGGAACGGCACGGCGCGGCCCATCGGCTGTTCCGCCGCTACGACAACGAATGGTGGCATTTCGAGTACCACCCGGACACCGAGCCGCTGCGGCTGCCGCATCCCGGGCATACCCCGGCCCGCCGCCGGCAGCGGATCGGCTGAACCCGTCTGTCCACAGTGGTCAGAAACCGGCGGGTGAACGGCAGCGGCCGGCGCATCCGGATCAGCAGCAACGGAATCAGCACATAGGGCAGGGTGAAGGCGAGGAACTTCGCCGGGTTGCCGGTGCGGGTGGCCGGATCGCCGAACACCACCACCCCGCGGTGAGCGTGACGATCATCGTCGCGTAGATCACCGCGGGCAGCTGGATCCATCCCGTTGCGGCCGGTCACCAGTACCAGGAGAGCAGCGGATAGCAGAAGGCGGACCGGCCGGTGACGATCCGCATCCAGTCCGGCGGATGCAGGAACAGCATGTCCGCGTCGCGGGCGTACCAGTAGTTCGCGTCCACGAAGAAATCACCGGTCGGGCGGGAGAAGTCGACGCCCAGGGTGGGCGGCAGGTCGCTGATCAGCGAGGTGACCAGGGTGTCGGCAAAGTCGGTGTGAGGGGCCCTGCGCAGACGGCGGAGGTCCGTGAAGGTCTGTGAAGGGGCCCTTCACGGACTCAGAGTCCGTGAAGGGCCCCTTCACAGACCCGGGACAGGTCGGCGCACACCACGAGGTGGCCGCGCGTCTCGAGCGGCAGCCTGGGCCGCGCGCCCCGGCCGGACTGGTATTTCTATCCCGGCATCGTGCTACTGTCGTCGGTATAACTATACCGATGTCGAACGTGAGGCAACCGTGATCGAGCTGAAGACGCCTGCGGAGATCGACCGCATGCACGTGACCGGGCGGTTCGTCGCCGAGGTGCTCTCGGAGGTCGGCCGGCTTGCGGACGTGGGCGTCAACCTGCTGGATCTGGAGCACCACGTGCGGGACATGATCAAGCAGCGCGGGGCCGTGTCGTGTTACTGGGACTACTCGCCCTCCTTCGGCCGGGGCCCGTTCCGCAACGTCCTCTGCCTGGCCGTCAACGACGCCGTGCTGCACGGCCTGCCGCACGACTACCTCCTGCGCGACGGGGACGTGCTGACCGCGGACTTCGCGGTGACCATCGACGGGTGGGCGGCCGATTCGGCGCGCACGGTGATCGTCGGCACCCCGGCGGAGGAGGACCAGCGGATCATCCGCGCCACCGAGGAGGCGCTGGAGGCGGCGATCGAGGTGGCGCGTCCGGGCAACCGGCTCGGCGACATCTCGGCCGCGATCTGGGGCGTCGCCCGCGCATACGGCTACCCGGTCAACACCGAATTCGGCGGGCACGGCATCGGCCGCACCATGCACGGCGATCCGCACGTGTCGAACAAGGGACAGGCCGGGCGCGGTATGAAGCTCCGGCCCGGGCTGACCCTCGCACTCGAACCCTGGCTTGCGCGCACGACCGACAAGATCGTCTACGACCCGGACGGCTGGACCATCCGCTCGGCCGACGGTTCGCGCACGGCGCACTCCGAGCACACCGTCGCGATCACCGACGGCGACGCATTGGTGCTCACCCGGCGAGCCTCCGAAAAGGCGCCGCGCGGCGCGTAAAGTTCCGCTCATGAACGCGTTCCAGGTCTGCCTGTGGGTCTTCGGGGCGGTCTGCGCCGGCTGCTGGCTGCTCTCGGTGCTCACCCGCGAATACTCCTGGGTGGACCGGATCTGGTCGCTGGTGCCGGTGGCCTACGCCGGGATCTTCGCCGGCCACGCGGGTTTCGCGGACCCGCGGCTGAACGTGCTGTTCGTGCTCGTGGCGTTGTGGGGCGCGCGGCTGACGTTCAACTTCGGCCGCAAAGGCGGATACGCGCGTGGCGGCGAGGACTATCGCTGGGCGATCCTGCGCGGGCGGATGGCGCCGTGGCAGTTCCAGCTGTTCAACCTGTTCTTCATCACCTTGTGCCAGAACGGGATTCTGCTGCTGATCGCGTTGCCCGCGTGGACCGCGCTGGAGCACCGGACGCCGTTCGGGGTGGCCGACGCGCTGCTCGCGCTCGCCTTCCTCGCCTGCCTGGCGGGGGAGACCGTGGCCGATCAGCAGCAGTGGGACTTCCACCGCCGGAAGGCCGCCGAACTCGCGGCCGGGCGCGTTCCCGATCCGCAGTTCCGGCAGACCGGGCTGTTCCGGTTCTCCCGGCACCCGAACTTCTTCTTCGAACAGGCGCAGTGGTGGCTGGTCGCCGGGTTCGGCGTCGCCGCGGCCGGCGCGCTCACCTGGACCGTGGCCGGGGCGCTGCTGCTGAGCGTGCTGTTCGTCGGGTCCACGATCTTCACCGAGAGCATCACCCGCGGGCGCTACCCGGAGTACGCGCAGTACCAGCGCCGTACTTCGCCGGTGGTGCCGTGGTTCCCGCGCCGGGTTCCCTCCACTGTGGACTGATCAGCCGGGCATCCCGTCGTTGCCGAGCAGCCGGCGCAGGCCGGGGAGCACGGCGGAGAGGTCCTTGCCGGTGCGGAATGCGATCACCGTGGTCTCCGGCTCGTCCGCACGCGCGCCGAACAGCGCGACGGTGTCGGCCATCGCCGCGTCGAACTCCGCCTCCGGGTTCTCCACCTGCCCGCGCAGCCAGCGGCGCAGGACGTGGTTGTGCGCGGTGACCACGGCCGCGGCCAGCAGTTCGGCGCGGAGCGCGGTGTCCTCGCCGCCGCCCAGGCTGCGGTGCATGAAGTCGCGGAACAGCTGCTGATACTGCTGGGTGCCGGCGATCTCCCGCGCGCGCAACGCGGGTACGCGGCGGGTCAGCCGGTAGCGCGCGAGCGCGAGGTCACCCTCCGCGACATAGTGCCGCAGCACCAGCCGGGCGGCCTCGGTCACCGCGACCAGCGCGGTCGGCGGGTCCGCGCCCTCCAGCCGGTTCCCGATCGCGCTCAGCAGCACCTCGTGGTCGGGGAAGATCACCTCGTCCTTGAACCGGAAGGCGCGGAAGAACGTGGTCCGCCCGACGCCCGCCCGCTCGGTGATGTCGTCCACCGTGGTCTGGTCGTAGCCGCGCTCCTCGAACAGTTCGAAGGCGGCCTCGGTGAGCCGCTGGCGGGCCGGTTTCGCCGGCATCCCGATCCCTCCTTCCCGCACCCGTGTCCCGGCAGCGGGAGCGCCCGCTTCCGTTCCCGGCTGATACTGAGTACCGTAACAGTGGAACCAAGTACCGGTACAGCGGAGAGGAGACGGCGCGTGGAGCTCGTCGGCGTGGTCGGATGCGGGCAGATGGGGGCAGGGATCGCCGAGGTGTGCGCCCGGGCCGGGCTGGACGTGGTCGCGGTCGAGTCGAGCCGCGCCGCGGCCGACGCGGGCCGGGCCCGGCTGGAGGCCTCCCTGACGCGGGCGGAGAAGAAGGGCCGGATCGACTCGGCGGCCGAGGTGCTGGGCCGGATCCGGGTCGCCGAGGACCTCGGCGAGCTGGCCGACCGCACGCTGGTGGTCGAGGCCATCGTGGAGAACGAGGCGGTCAAGCGGGAGCTGTTCGCCAAGCTGGACGAGATCGTCACCGCGCCGGACGCGGTGCTGGCCTCCAACACCTCGTCGATCCCGATCATGAAGCTGGGCACCGCGACGAAACGTCCGGCGCAGGTGCTCGGCGTGCACTTCTTCAATCC
It includes:
- a CDS encoding DUF1295 domain-containing protein; translation: MNAFQVCLWVFGAVCAGCWLLSVLTREYSWVDRIWSLVPVAYAGIFAGHAGFADPRLNVLFVLVALWGARLTFNFGRKGGYARGGEDYRWAILRGRMAPWQFQLFNLFFITLCQNGILLLIALPAWTALEHRTPFGVADALLALAFLACLAGETVADQQQWDFHRRKAAELAAGRVPDPQFRQTGLFRFSRHPNFFFEQAQWWLVAGFGVAAAGALTWTVAGALLLSVLFVGSTIFTESITRGRYPEYAQYQRRTSPVVPWFPRRVPSTVD
- a CDS encoding TetR/AcrR family transcriptional regulator codes for the protein MPAKPARQRLTEAAFELFEERGYDQTTVDDITERAGVGRTTFFRAFRFKDEVIFPDHEVLLSAIGNRLEGADPPTALVAVTEAARLVLRHYVAEGDLALARYRLTRRVPALRAREIAGTQQYQQLFRDFMHRSLGGGEDTALRAELLAAAVVTAHNHVLRRWLRGQVENPEAEFDAAMADTVALFGARADEPETTVIAFRTGKDLSAVLPGLRRLLGNDGMPG